One region of Armigeres subalbatus isolate Guangzhou_Male chromosome 3, GZ_Asu_2, whole genome shotgun sequence genomic DNA includes:
- the LOC134226106 gene encoding protein hold'em isoform X1, which produces MSSDILVTKRISQITQDSRNFIFTGVIIGKNEPKFFESTSGRRAAEHESSSVRGVLTLTVRDSDRDTINCTVWASQPMIESYDGLFHIGDVVNVTNPRVLHSSHDKSEQFNPRSTCPYSLSLGESGESGIKLYEGAGLERFRKLVSVAPVLSSETYPLADVASGGHSICGQSVNTLVVVRTIRPRKQIVISRTGKLKNLREVVVMDASHAGMVMKFWNNEYVERIDKWIPMTTVLLIMDVRVEYNEFHKSICLGMSGKTIITEDPAIEEADQLLLQVMKMPLNDSEIARSLSDGTIDPINITTVMTVQQILDRAEGDLKGDEDQFTALCYAVVSKLDLDGCSKITSRKCLTCNSLLRMADQKCPRDECLPNPYNIHTYFDIPVDITDHTGTLSNCRLVSQAAENTLNCSVSSFLKLGDVQRGKIKWRFLLERCAVKVVIKRKSPIRFQSVYSIVECCIAKAQDVELKIKVY; this is translated from the exons ATGTCTTCCGATATTCTTGTGACAAAGCGCATCTCGCAGATCACGCAAGATTCGCGCAATTTCATCTTCACCGGGGTCATTATTGGTAAGAACGAGCCGAAGTTTTTCGAATCTACTTCCGGTCGCCGTGCTGCTGAGCACGAATCTTCATCGGTCCGTGGCGTTCTGACACTGACTGTCCGCGACAGTGACCGTGACACGATCAACTGTACAGTTTGGGCATCACAGCCCATGATTGAATCCTACGATGGATTATTTCATATTGGAGATGTCGTGAACGTGACGAACCCAAGGGTCTTGCATTCGTCCCATGACAAATCAGAGCAGTTTAACCCCAGGTCTACTTGTCCATACAGTCTGAGTCTAGGAGAAAGTGGAGAAAGCGGAATCAAACTTTATGAAGGTGCAGGGCTGGAACGATTCAGGAAGTTGGTTTCGGTTGCCCCCGTTCTGTCGTCGGAAACATATCCTCTCGCTGACGTAGCATCTGGAGGTCATAGCATTTGTGGCCAAAGTGTCAACACGCTGGTTGTAGTCCGCACCATCCGACCCAGAAAGCAGATTGTCATCTCCAGAACGGGAAAGCTTAAGAATCTGCGCGAAGTAGTTGTGATGGATGCCAGCCACGCAGGAATGGTCATGAAATTCTGGAACAACGAGTACGTTGAGCGGATTGATAAGTGGATTCCGATGACGACAGTGCTTTTGATTATGGACGTCAGGGTTGAGTACAACGAGTTTCACAAATCAATTTGTCTTGGTATGAGTGGTAAGACTATTATAACCGAGGATCCAGCAATTGAAGAAGCCGATCAACTGCTTTTACAAGTCATGAAAATGCCACTCAATGATTCAGAGATTGCTCGCTCACTGTCGGATGGCACAATTGATC CGATTAATATCACGACTGTCATGACAGTGCAGCAAATTTTGGATCGCGCTGAAGGTGACCTCAAAGGCGATGAGGATCAGTTTACGGCATTATGCTACGCAGTAGTTTCGAAACTCGACTTAGATGGTTGTTCCAAGATTACTAGTCGCAAATG CTTAACCTGCAACTCATTGCTTCGGATGGCTGACCAAAAGTGTCCACGAGACGAGTGTTTGCCTAATCCGTACAACATTCACACGTACTTTGATATTCCGGTTGACATCACCGATCACACTGGTACATTGAGCAACTGCCGGTTGGTTAGTCAGGCTGCCGAAAATACACTGAATTGTAGCGTAAGCAGCTTTTTAAAATTGGGAGATGTTCAAAGGGGAAAGATCAAATGGCGCTTCTTGCTCGAAAGATGTGCCGTAAAAGTGGTTATCAAGAGAAAGTCCCCCATTCGATTCCAGTCGGTTTACTCGATTGTGGAGTGCTGCATCGCTAAGGCACAAGATgttgaattgaaaataaaagtcTACTAA
- the LOC134226106 gene encoding protein hold'em isoform X2 codes for MSSDILVTKRISQITQDSRNFIFTGVIIGKNEPKFFESTSGRRAAEHESSSVRGVLTLTVRDSDRDTINCTVWASQPMIESYDGLFHIGDVVNVTNPRVLHSSHDKSEQFNPRSTCPYSLSLGESGESGIKLYEGAGLERFRKLVSVAPVLSSETYPLADVASGGHSICGQSVNTLVVVRTIRPRKQIVISRTGKLKNLREVVVMDASHAGMVMKFWNNEYVERIDKWIPMTTVLLIMDVRVEYNEFHKSICLGMSGKTIITEDPAIEEADQLLLQVMKMPLNDSEIARSLSDGTIDPINITTVMTVQQILDRAEGDLKGDEDQFTALCYAVVSKLDLDGCSKITSRKCLTCNSLLRMADQKCPRDECLPNPYNIHTYFDIPVDITDHTGTLSNCRLGKDQMALLARKMCRKSGYQEKVPHSIPVGLLDCGVLHR; via the exons ATGTCTTCCGATATTCTTGTGACAAAGCGCATCTCGCAGATCACGCAAGATTCGCGCAATTTCATCTTCACCGGGGTCATTATTGGTAAGAACGAGCCGAAGTTTTTCGAATCTACTTCCGGTCGCCGTGCTGCTGAGCACGAATCTTCATCGGTCCGTGGCGTTCTGACACTGACTGTCCGCGACAGTGACCGTGACACGATCAACTGTACAGTTTGGGCATCACAGCCCATGATTGAATCCTACGATGGATTATTTCATATTGGAGATGTCGTGAACGTGACGAACCCAAGGGTCTTGCATTCGTCCCATGACAAATCAGAGCAGTTTAACCCCAGGTCTACTTGTCCATACAGTCTGAGTCTAGGAGAAAGTGGAGAAAGCGGAATCAAACTTTATGAAGGTGCAGGGCTGGAACGATTCAGGAAGTTGGTTTCGGTTGCCCCCGTTCTGTCGTCGGAAACATATCCTCTCGCTGACGTAGCATCTGGAGGTCATAGCATTTGTGGCCAAAGTGTCAACACGCTGGTTGTAGTCCGCACCATCCGACCCAGAAAGCAGATTGTCATCTCCAGAACGGGAAAGCTTAAGAATCTGCGCGAAGTAGTTGTGATGGATGCCAGCCACGCAGGAATGGTCATGAAATTCTGGAACAACGAGTACGTTGAGCGGATTGATAAGTGGATTCCGATGACGACAGTGCTTTTGATTATGGACGTCAGGGTTGAGTACAACGAGTTTCACAAATCAATTTGTCTTGGTATGAGTGGTAAGACTATTATAACCGAGGATCCAGCAATTGAAGAAGCCGATCAACTGCTTTTACAAGTCATGAAAATGCCACTCAATGATTCAGAGATTGCTCGCTCACTGTCGGATGGCACAATTGATC CGATTAATATCACGACTGTCATGACAGTGCAGCAAATTTTGGATCGCGCTGAAGGTGACCTCAAAGGCGATGAGGATCAGTTTACGGCATTATGCTACGCAGTAGTTTCGAAACTCGACTTAGATGGTTGTTCCAAGATTACTAGTCGCAAATG CTTAACCTGCAACTCATTGCTTCGGATGGCTGACCAAAAGTGTCCACGAGACGAGTGTTTGCCTAATCCGTACAACATTCACACGTACTTTGATATTCCGGTTGACATCACCGATCACACTGGTACATTGAGCAACTGCCGGTTG GGGAAAGATCAAATGGCGCTTCTTGCTCGAAAGATGTGCCGTAAAAGTGGTTATCAAGAGAAAGTCCCCCATTCGATTCCAGTCGGTTTACTCGATTGTGGAGTGCTGCATCGCTAA
- the LOC134226105 gene encoding dynein intermediate chain 3, ciliary-like: MDIEYAYQKERREFGRQCLFSDKNKVEFSEAANHEFFKEYILRDPVDIGTQYSHQMALSEINTESAEYENRGILHSEGGWPKDVNYLDPEQTVRYRRKIEKDENYVSQLTSMMRPMEHCIYQNNAVNIYENYFEGLDPAPLMEKSSSRTLNVYRDPSIYKQPVTHLSWSPDGGSKIAVSHCNMGFQETSGKAVCSYIWEIENPNAPLLRFIPHSSMICFEYNQKDPTTLVSGMYNGQVAAWDTRNEKSPVMISEREHSHRTSVNSTLWINSKSGTEFFSGSSDSQVMWWDTRKLSQPIDTLLMDPIKSDDQDLSRSYGVSCLEYETSIPTRFMCGTEQGMLFSCNRKGKSPQEKIVYRLPCHTGPIYSLTRNPAFVKNFLTVGDWIARIWSEDCRESSIIWTKHHSVMLTDGVWNPTRYSIFYVSRVDGVLDAWDLLQQQSDPILSIKVCDESLKCLRAHEGGYLVGAGSNKGATFLLEMSDNMTSIRNDKPLLTAMLERENRREKILEAKSREMKLKVRSLHRQEDNVEEKPKLFQCKSACDAAEQEFLQMLEKERKARAPEEYDQEYDPRKIAKQEEMENGQSEEELLE, from the exons ATGGACATCGAATACGCATATCAGAAGGAACGTCGAGAGTTTGGTCGGCAGTGTCTGTTTTCCGATAAAAACAAGGTCGAGTTCTCGGAAGCAGCCAATCATGAGTTCTTCAAAGAGTATATCCTCCGGGATCCAGTTGACATCGGAACACAATATAGCCACCAGATGGCGTTGAGCGAAATCAATACTGAAAGCGCTGAATATGAAAATCGAGGAATATTGCATTCGGAGGGCGGTTGGCCCAAGGATGTTAACTACTTGGATCCTGAACAGACGGTTAGATATCGCCGGAAGATTGAGAAGGACGAGAATTATGTTAGTCAGCTGACCTCTATGATGAGACCGATGGAGCATTGTATCTACCAGAACAATGCGGTTAATATTTACGAGAACTATTTCGAGGGATTGGATCCCGCCCCGTTGATGGAGAAAAGTAGTTCAAGAACACTGAACGTTTACAGAGATCCGTCTATTTACAAACAGCCTGTAACCCATCTGTCTTGGTCGCCTGATGGCGGGTCAAAAATTGCTGTGTCTCATTGTAATATGGGCTTCCAAGAAACATCGGGTAAAGCCGTTTGTTCCTATATCTGGGAGATAGAGAATCCGAACGCACCGTTGTTGAGATTCATTCCTCATAGCTCGATGATCTGCTTTGAATACAATCAAAAGGACCCCACCACGCTGGTAAGTGGAATGTACAATGGCCAAGTAGCCGCATGGGACACAAGAAACGAGAAGTCTCCCGTGATGATAAGCGAACGAGAGCACTCTCATAGGACATCGGTCAACTCAACCTTATGGATCAACTCCAAGAGTGGAACGGAATTCTTCTCCGGATCGTCAGATAGCCAGGTCATGTGGTGGGACACTCGAAAACTGTCGCAACCCATCGATACGCTACTGATGGATCCGATAAAATCAGATGACCAGGATTTGTCACGCTCGTACGGAGTCAGTTGCTTGGAGTATGAGACATCGATTCCAACTAGATTCATGTGTGGTACAGAACAGGGAATGCTGTTTTCCTGTAACCGCAAAGGCAAATCTCCACAAGAGAAAATTGTGTACAGG ctGCCTTGTCACACAGGACCAATCTATTCGCTTACCCGCAACCCAGCGTTCGTTAAAAACTTTCTTACAGTTGGTGATTGGATTGCTCGCATTTGGTCCGAGGATTGCCGAGAAAGTTCCATAATCTGGACGAAGCATCACTCGGTAATGCTAACAGATGGCGTTTGGAATCCCACACGCTACTCTATTTTCTACGTTAGCCGTGTGGATGGGGTATTGGACGCCTGGGACCTTCTGCAGCAGCAGAGCGATCCAATTCTCAGCATTAAAGTTTGTGACGAGAGCTTGAAGTGTTTGCGTGCCCACGAGGGTGGATATTTGGTTGGTGCCGGAAGCAACAAAGGGGCTACCTTCCTGTTGGAAATGTCCGACAATATGACGTCCATCAGAAATGATAAACCATTGTTGACGGCG ATGCTGGAACGTGAAAATAGGCgcgaaaaaatattggaagCGAAATCACGCGAAATGAAGCTTAAAGTTCGGAGCTTGCATCGTCAGGAGGATAATGTGGAAGAAAAACCTAAATTGTTTCAATGCAAAT
- the LOC134226106 gene encoding protein hold'em isoform X3, giving the protein MIESYDGLFHIGDVVNVTNPRVLHSSHDKSEQFNPRSTCPYSLSLGESGESGIKLYEGAGLERFRKLVSVAPVLSSETYPLADVASGGHSICGQSVNTLVVVRTIRPRKQIVISRTGKLKNLREVVVMDASHAGMVMKFWNNEYVERIDKWIPMTTVLLIMDVRVEYNEFHKSICLGMSGKTIITEDPAIEEADQLLLQVMKMPLNDSEIARSLSDGTIDPINITTVMTVQQILDRAEGDLKGDEDQFTALCYAVVSKLDLDGCSKITSRKCLTCNSLLRMADQKCPRDECLPNPYNIHTYFDIPVDITDHTGTLSNCRLVSQAAENTLNCSVSSFLKLGDVQRGKIKWRFLLERCAVKVVIKRKSPIRFQSVYSIVECCIAKAQDVELKIKVY; this is encoded by the exons ATGATTGAATCCTACGATGGATTATTTCATATTGGAGATGTCGTGAACGTGACGAACCCAAGGGTCTTGCATTCGTCCCATGACAAATCAGAGCAGTTTAACCCCAGGTCTACTTGTCCATACAGTCTGAGTCTAGGAGAAAGTGGAGAAAGCGGAATCAAACTTTATGAAGGTGCAGGGCTGGAACGATTCAGGAAGTTGGTTTCGGTTGCCCCCGTTCTGTCGTCGGAAACATATCCTCTCGCTGACGTAGCATCTGGAGGTCATAGCATTTGTGGCCAAAGTGTCAACACGCTGGTTGTAGTCCGCACCATCCGACCCAGAAAGCAGATTGTCATCTCCAGAACGGGAAAGCTTAAGAATCTGCGCGAAGTAGTTGTGATGGATGCCAGCCACGCAGGAATGGTCATGAAATTCTGGAACAACGAGTACGTTGAGCGGATTGATAAGTGGATTCCGATGACGACAGTGCTTTTGATTATGGACGTCAGGGTTGAGTACAACGAGTTTCACAAATCAATTTGTCTTGGTATGAGTGGTAAGACTATTATAACCGAGGATCCAGCAATTGAAGAAGCCGATCAACTGCTTTTACAAGTCATGAAAATGCCACTCAATGATTCAGAGATTGCTCGCTCACTGTCGGATGGCACAATTGATC CGATTAATATCACGACTGTCATGACAGTGCAGCAAATTTTGGATCGCGCTGAAGGTGACCTCAAAGGCGATGAGGATCAGTTTACGGCATTATGCTACGCAGTAGTTTCGAAACTCGACTTAGATGGTTGTTCCAAGATTACTAGTCGCAAATG CTTAACCTGCAACTCATTGCTTCGGATGGCTGACCAAAAGTGTCCACGAGACGAGTGTTTGCCTAATCCGTACAACATTCACACGTACTTTGATATTCCGGTTGACATCACCGATCACACTGGTACATTGAGCAACTGCCGGTTGGTTAGTCAGGCTGCCGAAAATACACTGAATTGTAGCGTAAGCAGCTTTTTAAAATTGGGAGATGTTCAAAGGGGAAAGATCAAATGGCGCTTCTTGCTCGAAAGATGTGCCGTAAAAGTGGTTATCAAGAGAAAGTCCCCCATTCGATTCCAGTCGGTTTACTCGATTGTGGAGTGCTGCATCGCTAAGGCACAAGATgttgaattgaaaataaaagtcTACTAA